One window of the Nocardia huaxiensis genome contains the following:
- a CDS encoding AIM24 family protein, translated as MFEQVNSKVVKVNVGQAGGVVARTGAMLFYTGDVSFAPHQVPGANQMGGMGGLARMAGRMMAGEHERTMLATGMGEVHYGFAGLETQVVHMQPGALLRVEASRLLANTAHLQSSIVSVASSGGGGGGRGGGLMGAIRGAATGVLTGAGMFTTQLSGQGSAVLLGHGGFLELQVGGQYPVVVDPQAFVAAYGNVQTELKSALSWRDAVGKGSGEAMQLHCVGQGVVYVQASEEKL; from the coding sequence GTGTTCGAACAGGTCAACAGCAAGGTCGTGAAGGTGAACGTGGGCCAGGCGGGCGGCGTGGTCGCCCGCACCGGCGCCATGCTGTTCTACACCGGCGACGTGTCCTTCGCCCCGCATCAGGTGCCGGGCGCGAACCAGATGGGCGGCATGGGCGGTCTCGCCCGCATGGCCGGTCGCATGATGGCCGGTGAGCACGAGCGCACCATGCTGGCCACCGGAATGGGCGAGGTGCACTACGGTTTCGCGGGTCTGGAGACCCAGGTGGTGCACATGCAGCCCGGTGCGTTGCTGCGCGTGGAGGCGTCGCGGCTGCTCGCCAATACCGCGCATCTGCAGAGTTCCATTGTCTCCGTGGCCAGTTCGGGCGGCGGCGGGGGCGGGCGCGGCGGCGGCCTGATGGGCGCGATCCGCGGCGCCGCCACCGGAGTGCTCACGGGCGCGGGCATGTTCACCACGCAGCTGTCCGGTCAGGGCAGTGCGGTGCTGCTGGGTCACGGTGGTTTCCTCGAACTCCAAGTGGGCGGCCAATATCCGGTGGTGGTCGACCCGCAGGCGTTCGTGGCCGCCTACGGCAATGTGCAGACGGAATTGAAATCGGCGCTGAGCTGGCGGGACGCGGTGGGCAAGGGCTCGGGTGAGGCCATGCAGCTGCACTGTGTCGGGCAGGGCGTGGTGTACGTGCAGGCCAGCGAGGAGAAGCTGTGA
- a CDS encoding AIM24 family protein: MTQILNPMNLGDSDNVPGNDYAYCIDLRKPWFMRKGAMIAYYGQMQFNALSHGLHGGLMHMVAQQFSAPLFSGDYVVAEGQGKLIIGDRGYNINSFDLDNGNLTVRAANLLAFEPELALKQSIVPGFLTLIGTGRFLASSNGPVIFAEPPLRVDPESLVGWADCPSPSHHFDQRWVSSFLAAGAARFGVNSGEERQFDFTGAGTVLIQSSEKVLDDAHLVRTIEGQLQTGITPPGLQRLQGVIMQQLQGQQQNY, encoded by the coding sequence GTGACTCAGATTCTGAATCCGATGAATCTCGGTGACAGCGACAATGTTCCGGGCAACGACTACGCGTACTGCATCGATCTGCGCAAGCCGTGGTTCATGCGCAAGGGCGCGATGATCGCCTACTACGGGCAGATGCAGTTCAACGCGCTCTCGCACGGCCTGCACGGCGGGCTCATGCACATGGTGGCGCAGCAGTTCTCGGCGCCGCTGTTCTCCGGCGACTACGTGGTGGCCGAGGGCCAGGGCAAGCTGATCATCGGCGACCGCGGCTACAACATCAATTCCTTCGACCTGGACAATGGCAATCTGACCGTGCGCGCGGCGAATCTGCTGGCGTTCGAGCCGGAGCTGGCGTTGAAGCAGTCGATCGTGCCGGGCTTCCTGACGCTCATCGGCACCGGCCGGTTCCTGGCCTCCTCGAACGGCCCGGTCATCTTCGCCGAGCCGCCGTTGCGGGTGGATCCGGAATCGCTGGTGGGCTGGGCGGATTGCCCGTCGCCGAGTCATCATTTCGATCAGCGCTGGGTGTCGAGTTTCCTGGCGGCGGGCGCGGCGCGCTTCGGCGTGAATTCCGGCGAGGAACGCCAATTCGATTTCACCGGTGCCGGAACCGTGCTCATCCAGTCGAGTGAGAAGGTGCTCGACGACGCGCATCTGGTGCGCACCATCGAGGGCCAGTTGCAGACCGGCATCACCCCGCCGGGCTTGCAGCGCTTGCAGGGCGTGATCATGCAGCAATTACAGGGCCAGCAGCAGAACTATTGA
- the dhaK gene encoding dihydroxyacetone kinase subunit DhaK, translating to MKKLINDPGEVVDAALAGLAAAHPDLRVDAKQRIVVRADAPVAGKVGLVSGGGSGHEPLHAGFVGHGMLDAACPGEIFTSPVPDQILAATTAVDAGAGVLHIVKNYTGDVMNFEMAAELAADSGVEVLPVVVNDDVAVQDSLYTAGRRGVGATVIVEKMAGAAAQQGRPLAEVARIAEKVNAESRSMGMALTSCTTPAAGRPTFDLGEHEMEIGIGIHGEPGRMRVPLAAAHEVAAMLVEPILADLPFSQGDRVLCFLNGMGGTPLLELYLMFDEVSRILRGHGVEIERALVGPYITALEMAGCSVTLTRLDEEMTTLWDAPVRTPALRWGM from the coding sequence GTGAAAAAGCTGATCAACGATCCGGGCGAGGTGGTGGACGCCGCCCTTGCGGGCCTGGCGGCAGCCCATCCCGACCTGCGGGTCGACGCCAAACAGCGCATCGTGGTGCGCGCGGACGCACCGGTCGCGGGCAAGGTCGGGCTGGTCTCCGGCGGCGGCTCCGGGCATGAACCGCTGCACGCCGGATTCGTCGGCCACGGCATGCTCGACGCGGCCTGCCCGGGCGAGATCTTCACCTCCCCGGTCCCCGATCAGATCCTGGCCGCCACCACCGCCGTCGACGCGGGCGCGGGCGTACTGCACATCGTGAAGAACTACACCGGCGATGTCATGAACTTCGAGATGGCGGCGGAACTGGCCGCCGACTCCGGCGTCGAGGTGCTGCCGGTGGTGGTGAACGACGATGTGGCGGTACAGGACAGCCTCTACACGGCCGGTCGGCGCGGCGTCGGCGCCACCGTGATTGTCGAGAAAATGGCCGGGGCCGCCGCCCAGCAGGGCAGGCCGCTGGCCGAGGTCGCCCGCATCGCGGAAAAGGTGAACGCCGAATCCCGCAGCATGGGAATGGCTCTCACCTCGTGCACCACCCCCGCCGCCGGGCGGCCGACCTTCGATCTCGGCGAGCACGAGATGGAGATCGGCATCGGCATCCACGGCGAACCCGGCCGCATGCGCGTACCGCTGGCCGCCGCGCACGAGGTGGCGGCCATGCTGGTCGAGCCCATCCTCGCGGATCTGCCGTTCTCCCAGGGGGATCGGGTGCTCTGCTTCCTCAACGGCATGGGCGGCACCCCGCTGCTCGAGCTGTATCTCATGTTCGACGAGGTGTCGCGCATCCTGCGCGGGCACGGCGTCGAGATCGAACGCGCTCTGGTCGGCCCCTACATCACCGCCCTGGAGATGGCCGGCTGCTCGGTGACCCTCACCCGGCTCGACGAAGAAATGACCACGCTGTGGGACGCGCCCGTGCGGACCCCGGCCCTCCGATGGGGAATGTGA
- the dhaL gene encoding dihydroxyacetone kinase subunit DhaL, which yields MTAIDAAAWIRAFAALVTERIAELTALDSAIGDADHGANMKRGLDAAVAALQDSTASGPAAICKQTGTVLVSTVGGASGPLYGTFFLRCAPMLENGTDIATFAKAFRTGVEAVAERGKAVPGDKTMIDALLPAADCLDKQVAVGSSPVTALEASVAAADKGRRATQPLQARKGRASYLGERSIGHIDPGAASAVLLVRAARQALR from the coding sequence ATGACGGCCATCGACGCCGCGGCCTGGATCCGCGCCTTCGCCGCCCTGGTAACCGAACGCATCGCGGAGCTCACCGCGCTCGATTCCGCCATCGGCGACGCCGACCACGGCGCGAACATGAAGCGCGGTCTGGACGCGGCCGTTGCGGCCCTGCAGGATTCGACCGCGAGCGGACCGGCCGCCATCTGCAAGCAGACCGGGACGGTGCTGGTCTCCACGGTCGGCGGGGCCAGCGGCCCGCTGTACGGCACGTTCTTCCTGCGCTGCGCTCCCATGCTCGAAAACGGCACGGACATAGCCACTTTCGCCAAGGCGTTCCGCACCGGGGTGGAGGCGGTGGCCGAGCGCGGCAAGGCCGTGCCCGGCGACAAGACCATGATCGACGCCCTGCTGCCCGCCGCCGACTGCCTCGACAAGCAGGTGGCGGTGGGCTCGTCCCCCGTCACCGCCCTGGAAGCCTCGGTGGCCGCCGCCGACAAGGGCCGGCGCGCCACCCAGCCCCTGCAAGCCCGCAAGGGCCGCGCCTCCTACCTGGGCGAACGCAGTATCGGCCATATAGATCCGGGCGCCGCGAGCGCGGTCCTGCTGGTGCGAGCAGCCCGGCAGGCGCTGCGTTGA
- the dhaM gene encoding dihydroxyacetone kinase phosphoryl donor subunit DhaM: MIGLVVVSHSRALATAAVDLATALLPNPQARIVIAAGLSETAYGTDAVAVATAIKAADSGDGVLILMDLGSAVLSAETALDLLDSPHRVRLCGAPLVEGLVAALAAADGGADLDKAAHEADRALDGKRAQLGEPPTPPREEQSNDATTPMRATVTVTNEHGLHARPAAELVSALRDLDADIQLRNATTGTGPVPGDSLTRVLTLGVLPGHQLEISADGPDSATAMERIRAVVSSP; the protein is encoded by the coding sequence TTGATCGGCCTGGTGGTCGTCTCGCACAGTCGCGCCCTGGCCACCGCGGCGGTGGATCTGGCCACCGCCCTGCTGCCGAATCCGCAGGCCCGCATAGTGATCGCGGCGGGCCTGAGCGAAACCGCCTACGGCACAGACGCCGTCGCGGTGGCCACCGCGATCAAGGCCGCCGACTCCGGCGACGGCGTGCTGATCCTCATGGATCTCGGCAGTGCGGTGCTGTCCGCCGAAACCGCCCTGGACCTGCTCGATTCACCGCATCGAGTACGGCTGTGCGGCGCGCCCCTGGTGGAGGGCCTGGTCGCCGCACTGGCAGCAGCCGACGGCGGCGCCGACCTCGACAAGGCGGCCCACGAAGCCGACCGGGCCCTGGACGGCAAGCGGGCGCAACTCGGTGAACCACCAACGCCCCCAAGGGAAGAACAGTCGAACGACGCGACGACACCGATGCGGGCGACCGTCACGGTGACCAATGAGCACGGCCTGCACGCCCGGCCGGCGGCCGAATTGGTCTCCGCGCTGCGGGATCTCGACGCGGACATCCAGCTGCGCAATGCCACCACCGGAACCGGCCCCGTTCCCGGCGACAGCCTGACCCGCGTGCTCACCCTGGGCGTGCTGCCCGGCCACCAGCTCGAAATCTCGGCCGACGGCCCCGATTCCGCAACCGCGATGGAGCGCATCCGCGCCGTGGTCTCCAGCCCCTAG
- a CDS encoding HAD family hydrolase, with amino-acid sequence MLDRRRLSRRRTLIATDLDRTMIYSRNAIGADTELPTVCVEHLEGEPLSFMTIAAADRMRTLTEPAAVIPTTTRTIKQFNRIRLPGAPWRYAVTSNGGNILVNGIPDMRWRIDLDAEVRSTSATLSEVSAELRSRIDDSFVSKFRIADHLFCYLVVKPKAVPADFLAEWDAWCRPRGWSASQQGRKIYTMPLAVCKSRAVAEVRRRLTESAELAPGARLLAAGDGALDAEMLRTADSAIRPRHGELEQLNWTSPNLTVTRTSGIRAGEEIIDWFMRSTPESEQESTIAS; translated from the coding sequence ATGCTCGACCGAAGACGCCTGTCGCGAAGACGCACGCTCATCGCGACCGATCTCGATCGCACGATGATCTACTCCCGCAATGCCATCGGCGCCGACACCGAACTGCCGACGGTGTGCGTGGAGCATCTGGAGGGCGAGCCGCTGTCGTTCATGACGATCGCCGCCGCCGACCGCATGCGGACCCTCACCGAACCGGCCGCGGTCATTCCCACCACGACGCGAACCATCAAGCAGTTCAACCGGATTCGACTACCCGGCGCCCCCTGGCGGTACGCCGTCACCAGCAATGGGGGCAATATCCTGGTCAATGGCATTCCCGATATGCGCTGGCGCATCGACCTCGACGCCGAGGTGCGCTCCACCTCCGCCACCCTGTCCGAGGTCAGCGCCGAATTGCGGTCCCGCATAGACGATTCCTTCGTCAGCAAGTTCCGGATCGCGGATCATCTCTTCTGCTATCTGGTCGTCAAGCCCAAGGCGGTGCCGGCCGATTTCCTCGCCGAATGGGATGCCTGGTGCCGTCCGCGCGGCTGGTCCGCCTCCCAGCAGGGCCGCAAGATCTACACCATGCCGCTGGCGGTCTGCAAATCCCGCGCGGTCGCGGAAGTCCGCCGCCGCCTGACGGAATCGGCCGAACTCGCCCCCGGCGCGCGCCTGCTGGCGGCCGGCGACGGCGCGCTCGACGCGGAAATGCTGCGCACCGCCGACTCCGCCATCCGCCCCCGGCACGGCGAACTCGAGCAGCTCAACTGGACCAGCCCCAATCTGACGGTCACCCGCACCTCCGGCATCCGCGCCGGTGAGGAGATCATCGACTGGTTCATGCGCTCCACCCCCGAATCCGAGCAGGAATCGACGATCGCCTCCTGA
- a CDS encoding phosphoribosyltransferase domain-containing protein, translated as MAESTRTSGVAGASSDGTTVTEPWATRELGLGLRHENSFVAEADWDIAALIEPGLRRNPRRAHLLVSTVLGKHLPTDPHRVIEAGNRLGDLVREVVSGPVVVLGFAETATGLGHCVAARIEAECYLHSTRRDVPTAETLTGFEEGHSHATSHLLQPAPAGIFLNDLPMILVDDEISTGATAIDAIRALNEFLPRSHYVLASLVDMRTEADKAAFAAAAAELGARIDTVCLASGSTLLPEGLVDSVAALPDPELNPIAAARGHVARIELPWPSDVPEGGRHGTLAADAPAFEAALAQTTETLWRELDALAWGSVDAQPGAPGAAFGQDGPTALRPVVVLGHEELMYLPLRLAAALADSGVATRYQTTTRSPAYVLDEPGYPLRRGFRFIAPEFDDEAPRFVYNAHWPEPSEVDPILLVVVDEPADNERLTGAGGLVDVLTASGADVVLAVLPGADPRALHAQRNREEGDRPSSFRRAFGRNPLHQDGDDSVDPGQTHAGMTVGGTHAGMTGGGELPEPLRGPDFGSYAPDEVAWLLKDLSYADLEADVAEREARIQAGVAHYAESLPIEYQPDAAYRELFDKVLAESAERLALAVATVSEIVVAERGENVVLVSLARAGTPVGVLMRRWLATRGLDVPHYAVSIVRDRGIDPVALDYLARHHNAADIVFVDGWTGKGAITRELTEALDAYHAAGGARFNDELAVLADPGSCVRTYGTRDDFLIASACLNSTVSGLVSRTVLNDTLIGPGDFHGAKFYRELAGDDVSGRLLDAVSAQFDTVRPLVAEHVAAVRDSDRSPTWAGWRSVEAVRAEYGISSVNFVKPGVGETTRVLLRRVPWKVLVRDADAPEHAHIRMLAAARGVPVEVVPDLAYACMGLIKDVKK; from the coding sequence ATGGCCGAGAGCACACGCACGAGCGGCGTGGCGGGAGCGAGCTCGGACGGCACCACCGTCACCGAGCCCTGGGCTACCCGCGAATTGGGACTGGGCCTTCGGCACGAGAATTCCTTTGTGGCGGAAGCTGATTGGGATATTGCCGCGCTCATCGAACCCGGTCTGCGTCGCAACCCGCGCCGGGCGCACCTGCTGGTGTCCACGGTGCTCGGCAAGCACCTGCCCACCGACCCGCACCGCGTGATCGAGGCCGGCAACCGGCTCGGTGACCTGGTTCGCGAGGTCGTCTCCGGACCGGTGGTGGTGCTCGGATTCGCCGAAACCGCAACGGGACTCGGCCACTGTGTGGCGGCCCGCATCGAGGCCGAGTGCTACCTGCACTCGACGCGGCGCGACGTCCCCACCGCCGAAACCCTCACCGGTTTCGAAGAGGGTCACTCGCACGCCACCTCGCACCTGCTCCAGCCCGCCCCCGCCGGCATCTTCCTCAACGACCTGCCCATGATCCTGGTCGACGACGAAATATCCACCGGCGCAACCGCGATCGACGCCATCCGCGCCCTGAACGAATTCCTGCCGCGCTCGCATTACGTGCTGGCCTCGCTGGTGGACATGCGCACCGAGGCGGACAAGGCCGCCTTCGCAGCCGCCGCTGCCGAACTCGGCGCGCGCATCGATACCGTCTGCCTGGCCTCCGGTTCCACCCTGCTGCCGGAGGGCCTGGTGGATTCCGTTGCCGCCCTGCCGGATCCGGAACTGAACCCGATCGCCGCCGCGCGCGGCCACGTTGCACGCATCGAACTCCCCTGGCCCAGCGACGTTCCCGAGGGCGGCCGGCACGGCACTCTCGCCGCCGATGCCCCCGCTTTCGAGGCCGCACTGGCACAGACCACCGAAACCCTGTGGCGCGAACTGGATGCGCTGGCCTGGGGCAGCGTCGATGCGCAGCCCGGTGCGCCGGGTGCGGCCTTCGGTCAGGATGGGCCGACCGCGCTGCGCCCGGTGGTGGTGCTGGGGCATGAGGAACTCATGTACCTGCCGCTGCGGCTGGCGGCGGCGCTCGCGGACAGTGGCGTGGCGACGCGGTATCAGACCACTACGCGCTCACCGGCGTATGTACTCGACGAGCCGGGCTACCCGCTGCGTCGCGGATTCCGGTTCATCGCACCCGAATTCGACGACGAAGCGCCTCGCTTCGTTTACAACGCGCACTGGCCCGAACCGAGCGAGGTCGATCCGATCCTGCTCGTGGTCGTGGACGAACCCGCCGACAACGAGCGGCTCACGGGTGCGGGTGGCCTCGTCGATGTACTGACCGCTTCGGGGGCCGACGTCGTCCTGGCGGTTCTGCCGGGAGCCGACCCGCGGGCATTGCACGCGCAGCGTAACCGCGAGGAGGGAGACCGGCCTTCGTCATTCCGGCGTGCTTTTGGCCGGAATCCACTGCACCAGGATGGCGACGACAGTGTGGATCCCGGCCAAACCCACGCCGGGATGACGGTGGGTGGCACCCACGCCGGGATGACGGGGGGTGGCGAATTGCCGGAACCATTGCGGGGGCCTGACTTCGGGTCGTATGCGCCGGATGAGGTGGCGTGGCTGCTGAAGGATCTGTCGTACGCGGATCTGGAAGCCGATGTGGCCGAGCGGGAAGCGCGGATTCAGGCGGGGGTCGCGCATTACGCGGAGTCGCTGCCGATCGAGTATCAGCCGGATGCGGCCTATCGGGAACTGTTCGACAAGGTGCTCGCGGAGAGCGCGGAGCGGTTGGCGCTGGCGGTGGCGACCGTGTCGGAAATCGTGGTGGCCGAGCGCGGTGAGAATGTCGTGCTGGTGTCGCTTGCGCGAGCGGGGACGCCGGTCGGAGTGCTCATGCGGCGGTGGCTGGCCACGCGCGGGCTGGATGTGCCGCACTATGCGGTGTCCATCGTGCGGGACCGGGGGATCGATCCGGTCGCACTGGATTACCTTGCGCGGCATCACAATGCGGCGGACATCGTCTTCGTCGACGGGTGGACCGGGAAGGGCGCGATCACCCGGGAACTCACCGAGGCCCTGGACGCGTATCACGCCGCCGGAGGGGCGCGGTTCAACGACGAGTTGGCGGTGCTGGCCGATCCGGGCAGCTGTGTGCGCACCTACGGGACGCGCGATGACTTCCTGATCGCCTCGGCCTGCCTGAATTCGACTGTGTCGGGGCTGGTTTCGCGCACGGTGCTGAACGACACGCTGATCGGTCCGGGCGATTTCCACGGCGCGAAGTTCTACCGGGAACTCGCCGGTGACGACGTGTCGGGCAGGCTGCTCGACGCCGTCAGCGCGCAGTTCGACACCGTGCGCCCGCTGGTGGCCGAACATGTTGCCGCCGTGCGGGATTCCGATCGCTCCCCGACCTGGGCGGGCTGGAGGTCGGTGGAGGCGGTGCGCGCCGAGTACGGCATCTCCAGCGTGAACTTCGTGAAACCCGGTGTGGGCGAGACGACCCGGGTGCTGCTGCGCCGGGTGCCGTGGAAGGTGCTGGTGCGTGACGCCGACGCACCCGAGCACGCGCACATTCGGATGCTGGCCGCGGCGCGCGGGGTGCCGGTGGAAGTCGTGCCCGATCTGGCATACGCCTGTATGGGACTGATCAAGGACGTGAAGAAGTAA
- a CDS encoding HpcH/HpaI aldolase/citrate lyase family protein: MRHHRQVPGPELRLLFHRAPEPLGDLTDRELVAMALGATLYVPATRPDLTATIVRRAETGVCSMVIDLEDAVADDDLEFGKRQAVATLDELGESTGLYPLLFVRVRDADTIGEIIDWIGPGARVLTGFVFPKFDSVSGAKYLDALEAASERLGRTVFGMPVLESPSLVHRQTRDLELHRIQDMLTQHRDRILAVRIGATDMCSTFGIRRDRDLTIYDVRVVADVIADIVNYLGRTDGTGFTITGPVWEYFADHERMFRPLLRTSPFAEVDAVPFREYLVSRDLDGLLREIALDRANGIHGKTVIHPSHVSVVHAMSVVTHEEYSDALDVLGGEAGGVAASEYRNKMNEMKPHRSWARQTLLRARVFGVTNKGVSFVDLLKALVA; this comes from the coding sequence ATGCGCCACCACCGGCAGGTACCGGGCCCGGAGCTACGCCTGCTGTTCCACCGCGCCCCCGAACCGCTCGGCGACCTCACCGACCGCGAACTGGTCGCCATGGCCCTCGGCGCCACCCTCTACGTGCCCGCCACCCGCCCCGACCTCACCGCCACCATCGTGCGCCGCGCCGAAACCGGCGTGTGCTCCATGGTCATCGACCTCGAGGACGCCGTCGCCGACGACGACCTGGAATTCGGGAAACGCCAGGCCGTGGCCACCCTGGACGAACTCGGCGAGAGCACCGGCCTGTATCCGCTGCTGTTCGTGCGCGTGCGCGATGCCGACACCATCGGCGAGATCATCGACTGGATCGGGCCCGGGGCGCGCGTGCTCACCGGATTCGTCTTCCCCAAATTCGACAGCGTGTCCGGCGCGAAATACCTCGACGCGCTCGAAGCGGCCTCGGAACGGTTGGGCCGCACCGTCTTCGGCATGCCCGTGCTCGAATCGCCGTCGCTGGTGCACCGGCAGACGCGGGACCTGGAACTGCATCGCATCCAGGACATGCTCACCCAGCACCGCGACCGCATCCTGGCCGTGCGCATCGGCGCCACCGACATGTGCTCCACCTTCGGCATCCGCCGCGACCGCGACCTCACCATCTACGACGTGCGCGTGGTCGCCGACGTCATCGCCGACATCGTCAACTACCTCGGCCGCACCGACGGCACCGGCTTCACCATCACCGGACCGGTGTGGGAGTACTTCGCCGACCACGAGCGCATGTTCCGGCCGCTGCTGCGCACCTCACCGTTCGCCGAGGTCGACGCCGTGCCGTTCCGCGAATACCTGGTCAGCCGGGATCTGGACGGGCTGCTGCGGGAGATCGCGCTGGACCGGGCCAACGGCATCCACGGCAAGACGGTGATCCACCCCTCGCACGTATCGGTCGTGCACGCCATGTCGGTGGTGACGCACGAGGAATACTCCGACGCCCTCGATGTGCTCGGCGGCGAAGCCGGGGGAGTGGCCGCCTCCGAATACCGCAACAAGATGAACGAGATGAAGCCGCACCGCAGCTGGGCCCGCCAAACCCTGCTGCGCGCACGAGTTTTCGGCGTCACCAATAAAGGAGTCTCCTTCGTGGACCTGCTGAAGGCGCTGGTCGCCTGA